TACTCGCACGGCGAGCCGACCGACGTCGTCACCGTCACCGACGAGCTCATCAAGACCGGAGAGCTGCAGCGCGCCGGAGGCCCGGACTACCTCCACACCCTTACCTCGATCGTTCCGACCGCAGCCAACGCCGGTTATTACGCGTCGATCGTCGCCGAGCGCGCTCTGCTGCGTCGCCTCGTCGAAGCGGGCACCCGCATCGTGCAGATGGGCTACTCGGGCGAGGGCGACCCGACCGAGCTCGTCAACAGCGCCCAGGCCGAGATCTACAACGTCTCGGGCGATGACAGCGCGGAGGACTACATCCCCCTGACGGTGGCGGTGGATGCCGCCGTCGACGAGATCGAGGCCGCTCGCGGTCGCGACGGCTCGATGACCGGCATCCCCACCGGCTTCGCCGGCCTCGACCAGCTCACCAACGGTCTGCACCCGGGCCAGATGATCGTGCTCGCCGCGCGCCCCGCCATGGGTAAGTCGACGCTTGCGCTCGACTTCGCCCGCGCCGCCGCGATCAAGTCGAACGCGCCGTGCATCTTCTTCTCGCTCGAGATGGGCCGCTCCGAGATCGCGATGCGCCTCCTGAGCGCCGAGGGAGCCATCCCCCTGCAGAGCATGCGCAAGGGCACGCTCGACTCCCGCGACTGGACCACCGTCGCCGCCACCCGCGGCCGCATCAACGACGCCCCGCTCTACATCGACGACAGCCCGAACATGACGCTGGTCGAGATCCGCGCCAAGTGCCGTCGCCTGAAGCAGCGCGAGGGCCTGAAGATGGTCGTCATCGACTACCTGCAGCTGCTCACGAGCGGTAAGCGCGTCGAGTCGCGCCAGCAGGAGGTCAGCGAGTTCTCGCGCGCGCTGAAGCTGATGGCCAAGGAGCTGCAGGTTCCCGTCATCGCCCTCTCGCAGCTGAACCGTGGTGCCGAACAGCGCGCCGACAAGAAGCCGGCCCTGTCCGACCTACGTGAGTCGGGCTCGATCGAGCAGGATGCCGACATGGTGGTGCTCCTGCACCGTGAGGCCGCGTACGAGAAGGACTCCCCGCGCGCGGGCGAGGCGGACCTGATCGTGGCGAAGCACCGTAACGGTCCGACGGACACGATCACGGTGGCGTTCCAGGGGCATTATTCGCGGTTCGCGGATATGGCGCCGGGGATGTGACAGAGGTATTCATCATGGTTTGAGAGTTCGCATCTCTCAGGTCATCTGATTCCCGAACGTGGAGGAATGCCGATCGGATGGGTAAGAAGTCGCATCTCTCTGACGATGCGCGCGAGCTGCTGGCGCGCGTGAAGAAGAGATACCTGGGGTCAAGAGATTTCAACGGACTCCACGTGAGCAGGCGCGAAAGCTCCGACACCGTCCTGGATGCCGCGATCGAACTCGTCGACGCTGGTCTCGTTCAGGTCGTCGGCCCGAGTGACTACATGAATATCCATATACGACCGTGGCCGTCGCGCCGCACGGTCTCCGATCAAATCTTGGAGCTTCGCGAGCTCACCGAGAACGAGTACGGTGTTGCCCTTTACCCGATGGCCAAGGCGATGAAGGGAGTCAGACTCCCCAAGAAGTATGAACAAGCTCCATTTTCGCGAGCAATGGCGCGTGGTCGCTCAACTCTCGAGGTCGCATACTTCTCCACGGATGTGCTCGAGGGCTACCGGAACGACGCGCGGTTCAGGTTCGGCATGGGCGACTTCGGCATCAGCTTTGGATTGACTGACGAGGCGTACGAGGAGGAGGAGGAGAAGGAGTTCGAGGGGACCACCTCGCTCATTCACCTTGGCTTCGGCTACGACGTGCGGGGACATGACGCGAGCGATCCGGACAGCACGATTGTCCGGCGAGTAGCGGCTTTCTACGGTGATCTTGACGACCTGACTCCGGCCCATCAACAGAGGTGGGCGAGCTATCAAGTCGACTCGGATGGGGTCGACCCTCATCCGGTGTGGTTCAGGTCGCAGATGGGTCACTGGCCGGATGCTGTTGGTCCATTCCATCGGCTTACGCAGGAGCTGAAGAACTTGAATGAGCTCTGGGAGAACGT
This portion of the Microbacterium testaceum StLB037 genome encodes:
- the dnaB gene encoding replicative DNA helicase produces the protein MLAEQSALGGMLLSKDAVADVIETLRGPDFYVPKHELIFDAILTLYSHGEPTDVVTVTDELIKTGELQRAGGPDYLHTLTSIVPTAANAGYYASIVAERALLRRLVEAGTRIVQMGYSGEGDPTELVNSAQAEIYNVSGDDSAEDYIPLTVAVDAAVDEIEAARGRDGSMTGIPTGFAGLDQLTNGLHPGQMIVLAARPAMGKSTLALDFARAAAIKSNAPCIFFSLEMGRSEIAMRLLSAEGAIPLQSMRKGTLDSRDWTTVAATRGRINDAPLYIDDSPNMTLVEIRAKCRRLKQREGLKMVVIDYLQLLTSGKRVESRQQEVSEFSRALKLMAKELQVPVIALSQLNRGAEQRADKKPALSDLRESGSIEQDADMVVLLHREAAYEKDSPRAGEADLIVAKHRNGPTDTITVAFQGHYSRFADMAPGM